Below is a window of Lodderomyces elongisporus chromosome 3, complete sequence DNA.
atcaaaaagGAGATTTTCTTGACATTGTTGCCGCTGGGTATGCATTTCGCAGCATGGACTGTTATGCAAGCCTCGTTGTCCACAGAGCTAGAATCTTCAAAATACAACTATTCTGTTATGCACGTTGGATTGATCTACTTACCACAAGGTATTGCTTGTTTGGTTGGATCGTTGCTTGTTGGGAGGGTGATGAACTGGTACTATAAACACCGAAGAAACTTGTACGACAAAAAAGTCGAGTCTTTGCCTTTGGATCAAAGGCCTGCATTCAATATAATAGAGACCCGATTAACATTAACAATAGTTCCTGCAACATTGATGATATTTGGTCTCGTTATTTTTGGATGGTGTATTCAATTTCGCAGACACATCATCTCGATTATCATATCATCGAttctcatttctttttcatcaacgTTGTTGATTGCAATCTGCACCACAATGTTGGTGGATCTCTACCCTGGTCAAGGAAGTGCATCAGCTAgttgtttgaatttgatgaGGTGTTGGCTTGCTGCATTATTCACCGGAGTATTGGACAACATGTTGAAAAGTTTGAATCTCGGAGGTACGTATACCTTACTTGCTGGCTTTTGTTTAATCAGCGATGTATGCTTAGTCTATGTTTTACGTTCGACAAAACAACGAATAAAACAGTAATCTGTAAAGTtgataagaaagaaatatccattttttcttttttttttggaaatgtATTGAGAGTTCATTTATAGACATTTGATTATTGGTATCAACAACGATTATATACAGTAATAGATTAATATTATACTATAATTAACTCAAGCTGGAGCTCGTAATCTAGACTatttttggctttttttGGGTTATTCTTCTTGGATCTTCTTTCCTGGCATCTCTGTTGCCGACAAGTTTGATGAGATAGTTTATAGATTCAAGGTGAATAGTTTTACTCGTTTATTTAGATCCGTATTGTTagattcttttcttccttttcttgttctttttctttcttcaacaaataaaaatctATAAATCAagaattacaaaaaaaaaaaacaaaaaacaaaatacaaaatacaaaaccACAACGGCAAagacaacgacaacgacaacgacaacgacaacgacaacgacaacgacaacgacaacgacaacgacgccagaataaagagaaaactaAATAAGGATGTAAGAATTCAATCTACTGCATCTGAAATTATTGAGATGCACATTGAACTCCTGGGTGACCACCACGtccatcttcatcgtcaGAATCATAAGCGTCagctcttcttctttgttggtGCTTAGATGGATCGTATTTGGCCATCTCGCAATCATCGACAACAGCGCCTGCAGGAATCTTGacttcttttcttggtGGCAAAATAGATGCcaattctttcaatttgtcCTCATCAGCAAAATGACTATCTGGGAATTTAACTGAGAATTGGATAATCAAGTTACCTCTACCAGACTGCCTGTAAATTGGCATACCTTGCCTTCAACGACTTTCAATTCACCTGGGGAAATAACTTCACCTGGAGTAACTTGAATCTTGATCCATTCACCGGAAATATGTTTGAATGCAATTTCTCCTCCTGCCAATGCGGTCAACAAATCCACCTCGTATTCTTTGAACAAATCATTGCCTTTTCTTTGGAAATCGgcatttggtttttcatCAACGATGAAAATAACATCACCAGGTGTGATACCTGGTTCTTGGTCACCTTCGCCACTAAAAACAATTCTTTGGCCATCTTTCATACCAGGATCAACGTGGACCTGCAagatctttctttcttgctCAGTCTTTTTACCTCTACAACGAGTACATCTGTCCTTTGCATCCATAATGTCACCGGTACCATTACACTTGTCACACACGGTTTGAAATCTTTGTATCATTGGACCCATTTGTCTGGTGACAAATTTCATACCTGAACCATGACAATCAGAACATTGCTGTACTTTGCCCTTGGCACCACCTCTACCTTCACATTCTGTACATAAGATGGTCTTGTTCAAGGCCAATTTAGTAGTTTTACCCTTGTACAAATCTTCCAAAGTGCACGAGATGCTGTGCTTGATGTCTTTTCCTCTAGTTGGTCTTTGTGGACCACCGGCTCCACcaaaaccaccaccaaagaATTGTGAGAAGATGTCATCGGCATTCATACCAGCACCGCCAGCACCGGCACCGGATAAACCTTCTTCACCATACTGGTCATAAAtatctcttttttgctcaTCAGACAAGATCTCGTACGCATGAGAGATCTCCTTAAACTTTTCGGCTGCTTCTGGTGTAGGGTTCTTATCAGGGTGGTATTTCAAAGCTGCTTTTCTGTATGCCTTCTTCAACTCTGTGTCCTGTGCGTTTGGCGCTACTCCAAGCACGTCATAAAATTTAGTATCTTTAACCATTATGTATGTTAGAAACTGTTGATGTAAATGTGTTTAATGTGATTCCTTAGTGTataaaggcaaaaaaaaaaaatttatataaaagaaagaatgaaagatagaatgaaagaaacaacTGTGATGAGGATCGACTGAGATGCGCTTATATTAACTATGGTATCAAAAGATTGATCAAATGTGAATAGGCCTAGTGGGTTCAAATTTGTAGAAAGATGTATTGCTTTATAATCTCCActtcttttcaataaataaattgaaaGTATGTCTAAAATATCTATGAATATGTATGCCTTTGAACAAATCTAGggaagaaaagcaaaagtgtAATTATCGAATGGCGACTTGTAAGTGGATTTGGAAGAGCTTTAAATATATGTAAATAAGtgtataattttttttcccttttttttttcttttttttttttttcttttttttttttcgtcttcAGTCTTCAGTCTTCAGTCTTTCTGTGTCCATATTAAAATTCAGAGCgaagatgaaaataaataaaaaaaaaaaataaataaaaaaaataaaaataaaaataaaaaaatttcaaattgaatTCAAATCCTAAAGTTTAAtgtattgaaaaatttaccATTACTAATACCAATCTTACAAAACATAACAGAGTCTATTTTGGACATTAAACTAAGCGCCGTTTACTAGCTTTTATAGATGAATACCAACAAATATTACCAATGACTATAGCCAGtggtatatacatatatatacccaatacaaaagaaagagctTTCTTAAACCCATTTTATACAAAACTGGTGGTTGCAATAGAATTTGAAATAGTTGTGGTAGATTACGTAACTCTTGATTTATTATTAGTTGGTGTATATAAGAATTTGTTGCTAACCGCTTACATAAGATAtcacaaaatttttttttttttttcttttcgtttttcgctttttgctttttgcacGTGGAAAATTCTAGAAACCATACAAAACTACACACACACTACACACACACTACACACTACACACTACACACACTAgacttttttcaatctgcGCTCTATATTCTACATACCACTCACTATATTCAGGACATCTATAATCTCTGCTATAATCTCTGCTATAATCTCTGCTATAATCTCTGCTATAATTTCTCTTTATCATAAAAACATCAAATAGAGAAACTACAAAGTACTTTGGATTTGATAGATTACAAGACaccaattcttcttttattctttttttttatttatttttctttatatctCATTTTATatcatttttcttcttctttttttttttttaattctattCAAGTTGCTTCAAGCTGTATAAAATGTCCTAGCCTTGTATCCTTCTTGCTCATAAAGTTGCCTTTAACCAGCGTGTTCATTGATACTACTCACCAACTTGCCGTCCTTGATAGTAGATACAAATTGTTCAGGCACCGCTAATTCTTTGTAGTCATCATTTGCCTCTGGGACATTGATGTTCAATGCAGTTGAACTACTCGTAAATATTTGCACGTCGTGATCGATACTTTCTTGAGACAAGTAGATACTACCTTCATCAGATTTGTCTATACTGATCATTGGCACCAACCCAGTAACTTGCAAACCATATTTGTAGGATTTGATAAGTTCCACTCCTGAGACCAATGAATCAATTACGACACCAATACTCTTGGTCTCTGAAATAGAAACGGCGTTGGCCTTACCTTTAATCTGAATGGTGACATCCGAACAATTACCAATAAACACAGATTGATGCATCTcggtttcaatagcaattGTTTGCAAACCTTCCGCCTTTAAATCGTCTTTGGTATAGTTTTGAATAATCCATTTAGTACCATCCACTAATTCCTTCTTTGGTGGTCTCTTGAcagcagcaccagcaccagcaccggCACCAACACCAGTACCGGCATCtgcagatgcagatgcAGCTGCTGAAGAGGTTGATCTGGAAAGattctttggtttctttgGAGCAACAGGTGGTTGCTTTCTTAATTCGGGGTTCTTGTGTGTCATCTCGGACTTTTCCACTTTTTTCAatccagaagtaacactgGTTCCTTGGTTCAATTGTGCAAATACAGCATTCATTCCACCACCCGTTGCAGCTGAGCCAGAGTTTGCAGCAGATCCCGCGGAAGAATCTTCAAAGATTGACGCAGGAGGTggtggaggaggaggaggtgCTGGTACAGAAGAAGTACCTGATCCAGCAGGCGTAGGCACAGGTGCAGGAGCAGTGGTGTTTGAGCTGGATGGAGCACTTTCCCCAGAACTGAAATGTTTTTCGACAGCAGCTGCAAACGATGTGCCGTTTGGATTCCATGAAGGACCAGTCGTATGATACTCCTTGACATATGCTTTTAATTCGTCAAAAATTTTGGAAACTTGATTGACCCATTGGACATGAATAGGGTCTTTTCCCTTGAAATCCCTCAATACTCTGTCCAACCAAAATTTGGCACTATCTTTGGTATCAGAAATATACGACACGGGAGTTGGAACTCCAATCCAAAAGAATATGGCACCACTCTCGCTGATCGAGTTCAAGTGATTAAAAAATTCTGATTTACGATTAGCATCTTTCAAGTCATTGATCTTTGTTATTTTATCATTTAAGGGTGCCATAACCTTGACAAATGCAGGGTCTGAATAGTCAGGTTTTTGAGATTGTGAGGCAATTTGTAAAAAACTCAATTGGTCTTTGAATGCTTGGCCAAACAAGTTTGCAGATTCTGCAACTATCGGATCAATTTGGCTGGACTCTTCAATTAAAGGAACAACATTTGCCTTTATGTATTCTTCAAAGGCTACAATTGATTTGGGCTTGGAATCCTCTTGTGGTTGAGTTGATCCAGAACCAGTAGATGTAACACCAGCAGAAGTTGACGCAGCTTGATTTTCTGTTGCAGTCGCACTTCCGGTTCCGTTTCCAGTTCCAGAACTTGTTTGTGAATTTGTATTGGTACTTTGAATGTTCTCTTGCAGATTGTCCAGATTTGGTTGTTGAAGTGCTCTTTGCTTGTTTGCTTCGTCTTGGAACACAGTTATGTCCTCAAGACGTGACGTTGCGGCCTCAAGTCTCTTGAGAATCGTCACAATATTGTAACCTTGCACGTTGAATTGATTCTCTTCGCTTGACATTTATATTGTAATTGGTATATTTGTGAACTGAAATTGATGGAACTGGTCCAAAAGCACTAAGAAATGaattgatttgttttgttgaagTTTGAACGATTCCGCGTAGTTGAGAAACTGCTCTCTCctctctccttctcctgctttccccttccccccccTTTCCCCGAGTTTAGTTTCAGTGTCGCAttatctgttttttttttctttttacgTCAGCAGCTGGAGAGGTTCGAGTAATCAAGTTGAAGGACAGAAATTGTAggtggaaaaaaatatatatatttaaaaacatcaatagtGATATATTTAAAGtatagaaataaataatgtGTACAAAAACTCGCAATTGctaacaataataaataGGGAATTCACAATTGGcaagaaaataagaagaGGCAGAagagtcaaaaaaaaaaaaagaaacaggaaTAGAATAGAGTGaacaaataacaaaaccTACTTCTTTTGATCCTAATAGAAGTCATAGTAAAAGGAAAGGTCTGATATGTCtccaacaaaaaatgaatccACAGAGAATGCATTTCCACCACAAGAGATTCATTATCTCAAAGATGTCAGGATTGGATCAAATAAACCTGAGCCTTTTTACCAAAATTATGCAAGAGATGTGCCAATTGCAATAGATTTGGGGACCTCGACATGGCGAGTAGGTCTAACAAATAGTACTGAACCCAATAATGTGTTTCCAGGTATCATATCTCGACATAGAGATCGTAAAGCTTTGAAAACATTAACAATTATTGGAAATGATGTCTATACAGATGCCGCACTAaagtcaacaacaaagacaCCTTATGATGGACCTTTGATAACTAACTGGGACTATATCGAATACATGTTGGATTATTCATTTGAACATTTGGGTGCTGAAAGTTCAGATGGAAAACTTCATAATCCAATAGTTATGACTGAACCCATCACATGCACTAGTAGTCAGAGAAAAAATATGTATGAGCTATTGTTTGATGCCTACCAAGTTCCCAAAGTGGCATTTGGTTTAGACTCATTGTTTTCGTTTTATGCAAACACTAATGGACATTCGACTGGTTTGGTTATTGGCACAGGTAATGAACTGACCTCTGTGATTCCCGTGATTGATGGAAAAGCTTTAATGACACAAGCAAAGAGGATAGATTGGGGAGGCGACCAATCGCAGCTGTATTTGTCGAAATTATTGAGTTTGAAATATCCTTATTATCCAGGAAAATTGAaccaaacacacacaacaaACCTATTTAAGGATTTTTGCTATGTGCTGGAGAATTATGCAGAAGAGTTGAACCATATTTTGGATATGGACGTATTGGAAACCAAGGATATAGTAGTCCAAGCTCCAGTCGAAGTGCCTGTAAAGACAGAGACCAAAAAATCAGAGGAAGAATTGGCAAAGCAAgctgaaaaaagaaaagagcaGGGTAAACGATTGCAAAAACAAGCTCAACAGAAAAGATTGGAAAAACTTGCTCAGAAAAAGGAGGAATGGGAATATTATACAAAAATCCAAGAGGATAATGCACATTTGACCGCTGATGAATTTGAGAATGTCTTGCT
It encodes the following:
- the YDJ1 gene encoding Type I HSP40 co-chaperone, with the protein product MVKDTKFYDVLGVAPNAQDTELKKAYRKAALKYHPDKNPTPEAAEKFKEISHAYEILSDEQKRDIYDQYGEEGLSGAGAGGAGMNADDIFSQFFGGGFGGAGGPQRPTRGKDIKHSISCTLEDLYKGKTTKLALNKTILCTECEGRGGAKGKVQQCSDCHGSGMKFVTRQMGPMIQRFQTVCDKCNGTGDIMDAKDRCTRCRGKKTEQERKILQVHVDPGMKDGQRIVFSGEGDQEPGITPGDVIFIVDEKPNADFQRKGNDLFKEYEVDLLTALAGGEIAFKHISGEWIKIQVTPGEVISPGELKVVEGKSGRGNLIIQFSVKFPDSHFADEDKLKELASILPPRKEVKIPAGAVVDDCEMAKYDPSKHQQRRRADAYDSDDEDGRGGHPGVQCASQ
- the SRV2 gene encoding suppressor of rasval19 (BUSCO:EOG09262KZ3), whose product is MSSEENQFNVQGYNIVTILKRLEAATSRLEDITVFQDEANKQRALQQPNSDNSQENIQSTNTNSQTSSGTGNGTGSATATENQAASTSAGVTSTGSGSTQPQEDSKPKSIVAFEEYIKANVVPLIEESSQIDPIVAESANLFGQAFKDQLSFLQIASQSQKPDYSDPAFVKVMAPLNDKITKINDLKDANRKSEFFNHLNSISESGAIFFWIGVPTPVSYISDTKDSAKFWLDRVLRDFKGKDPIHVQWVNQVSKIFDELKAYVKEYHTTGPSWNPNGTSFAAAVEKHFSSGESAPSSSNTTAPAPVPTPAGSGTSSVPAPPPPPPPPASIFEDSSAGSAANSGSAATGGGMNAVFAQLNQGTSVTSGLKKVEKSEMTHKNPELRKQPPVAPKKPKNLSRSTSSAAASASADAGTGVGAGAGAGAAVKRPPKKELVDGTKWIIQNYTKDDLKAEGLQTIAIETEMHQSVFIGNCSDVTIQIKGKANAVSISETKSIGVVIDSLVSGVELIKSYKYGLQVTGLVPMISIDKSDEGSIYLSQESIDHDVQIFTSSSTALNINVPEANDDYKELAVPEQFVSTIKDGKLVSSINEHAG